The following coding sequences are from one Musa acuminata AAA Group cultivar baxijiao chromosome BXJ1-6, Cavendish_Baxijiao_AAA, whole genome shotgun sequence window:
- the LOC135584506 gene encoding disease resistance protein RGA2-like, producing the protein MAEVIIAGWFVSVAITKVADIIKFYINNQIEYRKGKQFKLRQLERHLRKIEAAIFEVGKRRITNPSLEAWLWDVQDAACSVHEVIDIFHYKLLKEKAKSKNKVSRVAFYAQKIGDDAKDMFMKFAFASERTSKLNMAVETSAKLVDGISILVKVAEFHVATNKQHEVAIPDWRRTTTTPPAKSYSVRGRKHDMERLLNMLGDESGDANYSVVAIVGPGGIGKTHLARLAYNSVKEWTEEKKLDVMAWVCACNDFDVKRLSIEMIESAGFDRPRDLHSISNLEEIQNIIRDGLMGKRFLIVLDDVWEESNTIWENLCVPFNSGGKGSKIVVTTTNQNVAKMMRTKGTIHLDGLKKKECWELFRECALGDQNRSDHQKLEYVGRKIAKKLGGSPLAALTVGRALESKLEEEHWRRILRKRICEVKQTEGDIAPVLRLSYEDLPAHLKQCYLSCSLFPRKHCFEKKELLRIWMALGFVQGDDWNNRMEDVGEESIEELSCRSFFVNAKTGQNKFELHPILHEFAESVSDGEYFRLEGVKSGEPIRIPNKARHVYVAADDLVTVAETLCERKDIRSLVVVGDLSGIGEETRSKYDKSLKEVLESLKSLRLLVLSVLGRGLPEAIGKLKHLRYLELPGNAITEWPKSFCKLYHLQWLILRMHSKSVSLPDDMNKLSNLRCVDADSEAITALPWIGNLIYLQELKDYRIQHKKEGFDIGQLKYMNQLRRLCIRGLQHVDSKEKAEEAMLEDKEYLIWLELCWSNEGKAITPTKFEDAIGGLRPHPDLRNLKINGYKGHRHPCWMENKYLLGLERLEMWSCHQLTSFPPLGELPFLRVLHLRRMDSVEEVGAEFYGSTDAPFPSLEELLFDTLNEWKKWDNGAKQCRKIFPRLRKLAIGNCRSLTGPIALPSSLEELLVRCFAGGDSFDLVEDEASTSTLILHIDKLALLQSSLQEGHLASLRRLEIRDSLDLEAFTRGLEKRLDHLASLEQLRLAGVYRLQRLPHLLAALPSLKSLHIVNCPDIKMLPEGRLPSNIVDLQINGCPKLEQRYRWSTAPEGCTIQAKIDDEPLQLRTP; encoded by the coding sequence ATGGCTGAAGTGATAATAGCAGGCTGGTTCGTGTCTGTGGCCATCACCAAAGTGGCGGACATAATCAAATTCTACATAAACAACCAGATCGAGTACCGGAAGGGCAAGCAGTTCAAGCTACGACAACTGGAGAGGCACCTCCGAAAGATTGAGGCGGCCATCTTCGAAGTTGGCAAGAGGCGGATCACGAACCCGAGCTTGGAAGCCTGGCTCTGGGACGTCCAGGATGCTGCTTGCTCTGTGCACGAGGTTATCGATATATTCCATTACAAGTTACTCAAAGAGAAAGCCAAAAGCAAGAACAAGGTCAGTAGAGTTGCATTCTACGCTCAAAAAATAGGAGATGACGCTAAAGATATGTTCATGAAATTTGCTTTTGCTTCTGAAAGAACTTCAAAGTTAAACATGGCTGTCGAAACATCCGCTAAACTAGTTGATGGAATCAGTATACTTGTTAAAGTAGCAGAGTTCCATGTAGCCACTAACAAGCAACATGAAGTCGCCATCCCCGATTGGCGACGAACAACCACCACTCCCCCAGCCAAGTCCTACTCTGTTAGAggaagaaaacatgacatggagaggcTACTGAACATGCTAGGTGATGAATCAGGCGACGCCAACTACTCAGTTGTGGCTATCGTAGGACCCGGTGGGATAGGGAAGACTCACCTTGCTAGGCTCGCCTATAACAGTGTAAAAGAGTGGACAGAAGAAAAGAAGTTGGATGTCATGGCATGGGTGTGTGCGTGCAACGATTTTGACGTTAAGAGGCTTTCCATAGAGATGATAGAATCTGCCGGTTTTGATAGACCCAGGGATCTGCATAGCATTAGCAATCTGGAAGAGATTCAGAACATTATTCGTGACGGGCTGATGGGCAAAAGGTTTTTGATTGTATTGGACGACGTGTGGGAGGAATCCAATACTATTTGGGAGAACCTTTGCGTCCCATTTAATTCTGGAGGAAAGGGAAGCAAGATCGTAGTGACGACCACCAACCAGAACGTCGCAAAGATGATGCGAACCAAAGGAACTATACATCTTGATGGTTTAAAGAAAAAGGAGTGCTGGGAATTATTCAGAGAATGTGCGCTTGGTGATCAAAACCGTAGCGATCATCAAAAGTTGGAGTACGTAGGCAGGAAAATAGCGAAGAAGTTGGGGGGATCGCCGCTAGCAGCGCTGACCGTAGGGCGTGCTTTAGAGTCCAAGTTAGAGGAAGAACACTGGAGAAGAATCTTACGTAAAAGAATTTGTGAGGTCAAACAAACCGAGGGTGACATTGCGCCGGTGCTGAGGTTGAGTTATGAAGACCTACCCGCCCACCTAAAGCAGTGCTATCTTTCTTGCTCATTGTTCCCGAGGAAGCACTGCTTCGAGAAAAAGGAGCTGCTAAGAATTTGGATGGCCCTAGGCTTCGTTCAGGGCGATGACTGGAACAACCGAATGGAGGACGTTGGCGAGGAGTCGATCGAAGAGCTGTCGTGCAGATCCTTTTTCGTGAATGCGAAGACAGGGCAAAACAAGTTTGAGCTTCACCCTATCCTGCACGAGTTTGCAGAAAGTGTTTCCGACGGTGAGTACTTCAGACTCGAGGGTGTCAAATCTGGTGAGCCAATTAGAATCCCGAACAAGGCCCGCCATGTCTATGTTGCTGCTGATGATCTCGTTACGGTTGCTGAAACTTTGTGCGAGAGGAAAGACATCCGCAGCCTTGTGGTCGTTGGCGATCTGTCGGGCATTGGTGAGGAGACCAGGTCTAAATATGATAAATCTCTTAAAGAGGTTTTGGAGAGTTTGAAAAGCTTACGTTTATTGGTGCTTTCTGTGCTTGGAAGAGGCTTACCAGAGGCTATTGGTAAATTGAAACACCTTCGGTACCTTGAGCTGCCTGGGAACGCCATCACGGAGTGGCCCAAGTCATTCTGCAAGCTCTACCATCTGCAGTGGTTGATTCTGAGGATGCATTCCAAGAGTGTTTCGCTGCCAGATGACATGAACAAGCTAAGCAACCTACGTTGTGTGGATGCAGATAGCGAAGCAATTACGGCCCTTCCATGGATTGGCAATCTAATTTATCTTCAAGAATTAAAGGACTATCGCATCCAACACAAAAAGGAAGGATTCGATATAGGGCAATTGAAGTATATGAATCAGCTCCGCAGACTCTGCATCAGAGGTCTCCAGCATGTAGACAGCAAGGAGAAGGCAGAAGAGGCCATGTTGGAGGACAAGGAGTACCTCATCTGGTTGGAACTGTGCTGGAGCAATGAAGGCAAAGCCATCACTCCCACTAAATTCGAAGATGCTATTGGAGGACTCCGACCGCATCCAGATCTTAGAAATCTGAAGATTAATGGCTACAAGGGTCACCGACACCCGTGTTGGATGGAGAACAAATATTTGCTGGGATTAGAGAGGTTAGAGATGTGGTCTTGCCATCAATTGACATCCTTCCCCCCTCTCGGAGAGCTTCCTTTTCTCAGGGTTCTGCACCTAAGGCGTATGGATTCGGTGGAAGAGGTGGGTGCTGAGTTTTATGGCAGCACAGATGCACCATTCCCATCGTTGGAGGAGCTTTTGTTTGATACGCTGAACGAATGGAAGAAGTGGGACAACGGGGCGAAGCAATGTCGTAAAATATTCCCTCGTCTTCGCAAGCTCGCCATCGGAAACTGTCGTAGTTTAACAGGACCGATAGCCCTCCCTTCATCACTCGAGGAGCTTCTTGTCCGATGCTTTGCAGGTGGCGACTCGTTCGACTTGGTGGAGGACGAGGCCTCAACATCAACGTTGATACTTCACATTGATAAGCTCGCGCTTCTCCAGAGCAGCCTCCAGGAAGGACACCTCGCTTCGCTTCGTCGATTGGAGATTCGCGACAGCCTTGATCTCGAAGCATTTACTCGAGGGCTGGAGAAGCGGCTGGATCATCTTGCGTCTCTCGAACAACTGCGTCTCGCTGGAGTATACCGCCTGCAACGCCTTCCTCATCTACTGGCCGCCCTTCCAAGCCTCAAGAGCCTGCACATAGTGAATTGCCCTGATATCAAGATGCTGCCGGAGGGAAGGCTACCTAGTAATATAGTAGATTTGCAAATCAATGGGTGTCCAAAGCTCGAGCAGCGATACAGGTGGTCGACCGCCCCTGAAGGGTGTACAATCCAGGCCAAAATTGATGATGAACCGTTGCAGTTGAGGACACCTTAA
- the LOC135676524 gene encoding uncharacterized protein LOC135676524 isoform X1, giving the protein MPTSASRLERIPSSKALAPPHDTDLRPARKPQPRRRIRNPAFPGAAVGARPRKGGAGSGGRRSGPATPLLRWKFNEKPAPEPGRKVDDAGASELPPPPLPRVSARKLAAGIWHLRPLDSGGGLRDGEGRPAPPGPEPVPGHQGIQLLYNPLSTDIHTKQNIKKEFASPVSVLSPKYGSIHKFAGFQSSAMEKATKWDPGSLMTSEEVYRFYSHLKLLEDQELNTVSIVSSLRTELESAHARINELENERRSAKKKLDQFLKRLAEEKASWRSREHEKVRAIIEGMKADLDRERKKRQKIEIVHNKLVNELAEAKLTAKRLLQDYEKECKSRELVEDVCDELAKEIGEDKTEIESLRLEALKIREEVEEEKRMLQMAEVWREERVQMKLIDAKLMLEEKYSQLRDLIMELEVFLAAETTEDLDVALMREAELLREKANSVNIDEIKELSYQPPPASEDIYAVFEELQPAQEINERYIQPCGGHSPRSHASKIDTASPETDVFLEHPTKQHTRELIDSNDDVDDDSDWETMSHPEEQGSSNTLDGSEPSVNGYCKESNASASEADWKEDGMRNNRLNNEIIEVCSTNTKSRKKVSSICRLWRSAAHDNVEDLKKTSAEVKPGRLSDGRISNGTISSNNGEEYKKLSVEHMNGRPSNGRISNVTLSPDIGLDEVGLSLGQWSSPDSLNHHINRGMKGCIEWPRGNQKHSLKSKLMEARLESQRVQLRHVLKQKI; this is encoded by the exons ATGCCGACCTCCGCTAGCCGCCTCGAGAGGATTCCTTCCTCCAAAGCCCTGGCGCCACCACACGACACCGATCTGCGCCCGGCAAGGAAGCCCCAACCCCGCCGCCGGATCCGTAACCCCGCATTCCCCGGCGCTGCTGTCGGAGCCCGCCCGAGAAAGGGCGGCGCAGGTTCCGGTGGAAGGAGGAGCGGCCCGGCCACCCCTCTGCTTCGGTGGAAGTTTAACGAGAAACCGGCGCCGGAACCTGGCCGGAAGGTTGACGATGCCGGCGCCAGTgagttgccgccgccgccgctgccgcgggTCTCGGCGAGAAAGCTTGCGGCTGGGATCTGGCATCTGCGGCCTCTGGATTCCGGTGGGGGCCTCCGTGATGGCGAAGGCCGTCCAGCTCCTCCAGGTCCTGAG CCTGTCCCTGGGCATCAAGGAATTCAGCTACTATATAATCCCCTTAGCACTGACATCCACACCAAACAGAATATAAAGAAAGAGTTTGCTAGTCCCGTCTCGGTCCTAAGTCCAAAATATGGCAGTATCCACAAG TTTGCTGGATTTCAGAGTTCTGCAATGGAGAAGGCAACTAAATGGGACCCTGGCAGTTTAATGACATCGGAGGAGGTATACCGGTTCTATAGTCACCTCAAGCTTCTTGAAGATCAGGAGCTGAACACAGTTTCTATTGTTTCTTCTCTCCGGACTGAGCTCGAAAGTGCTCATGCCCGCATCAATGAGCTCGAGAATGAGCGGAGATCAGCAAAGAAAAAACTGGACCAATTTTTGAAAAGGCTTGCTGAGGAGAAGGCATCATGGCGGAGCAGAGAGCATGAGAAGGTCCGAGCTATAATTGAAGGAATGAAGGCTGACCTTGATAGAGAGAGGAAAAAGCGGCAAAAGATAGAGATTGTCCATAACAAGCTGGTCAATGAGCTTGCTGAGGCCAAGTTAACTGCGAAGCGGCTCTTGCAGGATTATGAAAAAGAATGCAAATCCCGTGAGCTTGTTGAGGACGTCTGTGATGAGCTTGCTAAAGAGATTGGGGAAGACAAAACTGAAATCGAGTCGCTGAGGTTGGAAGCATTGAAGATCCGAGAAGaagttgaggaggagaagaggatgcTGCAGATGGCGGAGGTATGGCGTGAAGAAAGAGTTCAGATGAAGTTAATTGATGCAAAGCTGATGCTTGAGGAGAAATACTCACAGCTGAGGGACCTAATAATGGAGCTAGAAGTATTTTTGGCTGCAGAGACGACTGAAGACTTGGATGTTGCATTGATGAGAGAAGCTGAGTTGCTTAGAGAAAAAGCAAACTCAGTTAACATTGATGAGATAAAAGAGTTGTCTTACCAGCCGCCACCTGCTTCAGAAGACATTTATGCTGTCTTTGAAGAACTCCAACCAGCACAAGAAATTAACGAGAGATACATCCAACCTTGTGGTGGTCACAGCCCTAGAAGCCATGCCTCCAAGATTGACACGGCAAGTCCTGAAACAGATGTCTTCCTAGAACATCCCACAAAGCAGCACACACGTGAGTTGATAGATAGCAATGATGATGTAGACGATGATAGTGACTGGGAAACCATGAGTCATCCTGAGGAGCAAGGCTCAAGCAATACACTTGATGGAAGTGAACCATCTGTTAATGGATACTGTAAAGAAAGCAATGCTTCGGCGAGTGAAGCAGACTGGAAGGAGGATGGTATGAGGAACAACAGACTAAACAATGAGATCATAGAGGTTTGTTCTACAAACACAAAGTCAAGAAAAAAGGTGTCTTCGATATGTAGACTTTGGAGATCAGCAGCTCATGATAATGTTGAGGACCTCAAGAAAACATCAGCTGAGGTGAAACCTGGGAGGCTGTCAGATGGAAGGATCTCCAATGGAACCATATCTTCAAACAATGGTGAAGAGTACAAGAAACTTTCAGTGGAGCATATGAATGGAAGGCCGTCAAATGGAAGGATCTCCAATGTAACTTTATCTCCTGATATAGGTTTGGATGAAGTTGGTTTGAGCCTAGGACAGTGGAGCTCTCCTGACTCACTGAATCATCATATTAATCGAGGAATGAAAGGTTGTATTGAATGGCCACGGGGCAATCAAAAGCACAGTTTAAAGTCGAAGCTGATGGAGGCAAGGTTGGAGAGTCAAAGGGTTCAGTTGCGCCATGTCCTTAAACAGAAAATTTAG
- the LOC135676524 gene encoding uncharacterized protein LOC135676524 isoform X2 — protein MPTSASRLERIPSSKALAPPHDTDLRPARKPQPRRRIRNPAFPGAAVGARPRKGGAGSGGRRSGPATPLLRWKFNEKPAPEPGRKVDDAGASELPPPPLPRVSARKLAAGIWHLRPLDSGGGLRDGEGRPAPPGPEPVPGHQGIQLLYNPLSTDIHTKQNIKKEFASPVSVLSPKYGSIHKSSAMEKATKWDPGSLMTSEEVYRFYSHLKLLEDQELNTVSIVSSLRTELESAHARINELENERRSAKKKLDQFLKRLAEEKASWRSREHEKVRAIIEGMKADLDRERKKRQKIEIVHNKLVNELAEAKLTAKRLLQDYEKECKSRELVEDVCDELAKEIGEDKTEIESLRLEALKIREEVEEEKRMLQMAEVWREERVQMKLIDAKLMLEEKYSQLRDLIMELEVFLAAETTEDLDVALMREAELLREKANSVNIDEIKELSYQPPPASEDIYAVFEELQPAQEINERYIQPCGGHSPRSHASKIDTASPETDVFLEHPTKQHTRELIDSNDDVDDDSDWETMSHPEEQGSSNTLDGSEPSVNGYCKESNASASEADWKEDGMRNNRLNNEIIEVCSTNTKSRKKVSSICRLWRSAAHDNVEDLKKTSAEVKPGRLSDGRISNGTISSNNGEEYKKLSVEHMNGRPSNGRISNVTLSPDIGLDEVGLSLGQWSSPDSLNHHINRGMKGCIEWPRGNQKHSLKSKLMEARLESQRVQLRHVLKQKI, from the exons ATGCCGACCTCCGCTAGCCGCCTCGAGAGGATTCCTTCCTCCAAAGCCCTGGCGCCACCACACGACACCGATCTGCGCCCGGCAAGGAAGCCCCAACCCCGCCGCCGGATCCGTAACCCCGCATTCCCCGGCGCTGCTGTCGGAGCCCGCCCGAGAAAGGGCGGCGCAGGTTCCGGTGGAAGGAGGAGCGGCCCGGCCACCCCTCTGCTTCGGTGGAAGTTTAACGAGAAACCGGCGCCGGAACCTGGCCGGAAGGTTGACGATGCCGGCGCCAGTgagttgccgccgccgccgctgccgcgggTCTCGGCGAGAAAGCTTGCGGCTGGGATCTGGCATCTGCGGCCTCTGGATTCCGGTGGGGGCCTCCGTGATGGCGAAGGCCGTCCAGCTCCTCCAGGTCCTGAG CCTGTCCCTGGGCATCAAGGAATTCAGCTACTATATAATCCCCTTAGCACTGACATCCACACCAAACAGAATATAAAGAAAGAGTTTGCTAGTCCCGTCTCGGTCCTAAGTCCAAAATATGGCAGTATCCACAAG AGTTCTGCAATGGAGAAGGCAACTAAATGGGACCCTGGCAGTTTAATGACATCGGAGGAGGTATACCGGTTCTATAGTCACCTCAAGCTTCTTGAAGATCAGGAGCTGAACACAGTTTCTATTGTTTCTTCTCTCCGGACTGAGCTCGAAAGTGCTCATGCCCGCATCAATGAGCTCGAGAATGAGCGGAGATCAGCAAAGAAAAAACTGGACCAATTTTTGAAAAGGCTTGCTGAGGAGAAGGCATCATGGCGGAGCAGAGAGCATGAGAAGGTCCGAGCTATAATTGAAGGAATGAAGGCTGACCTTGATAGAGAGAGGAAAAAGCGGCAAAAGATAGAGATTGTCCATAACAAGCTGGTCAATGAGCTTGCTGAGGCCAAGTTAACTGCGAAGCGGCTCTTGCAGGATTATGAAAAAGAATGCAAATCCCGTGAGCTTGTTGAGGACGTCTGTGATGAGCTTGCTAAAGAGATTGGGGAAGACAAAACTGAAATCGAGTCGCTGAGGTTGGAAGCATTGAAGATCCGAGAAGaagttgaggaggagaagaggatgcTGCAGATGGCGGAGGTATGGCGTGAAGAAAGAGTTCAGATGAAGTTAATTGATGCAAAGCTGATGCTTGAGGAGAAATACTCACAGCTGAGGGACCTAATAATGGAGCTAGAAGTATTTTTGGCTGCAGAGACGACTGAAGACTTGGATGTTGCATTGATGAGAGAAGCTGAGTTGCTTAGAGAAAAAGCAAACTCAGTTAACATTGATGAGATAAAAGAGTTGTCTTACCAGCCGCCACCTGCTTCAGAAGACATTTATGCTGTCTTTGAAGAACTCCAACCAGCACAAGAAATTAACGAGAGATACATCCAACCTTGTGGTGGTCACAGCCCTAGAAGCCATGCCTCCAAGATTGACACGGCAAGTCCTGAAACAGATGTCTTCCTAGAACATCCCACAAAGCAGCACACACGTGAGTTGATAGATAGCAATGATGATGTAGACGATGATAGTGACTGGGAAACCATGAGTCATCCTGAGGAGCAAGGCTCAAGCAATACACTTGATGGAAGTGAACCATCTGTTAATGGATACTGTAAAGAAAGCAATGCTTCGGCGAGTGAAGCAGACTGGAAGGAGGATGGTATGAGGAACAACAGACTAAACAATGAGATCATAGAGGTTTGTTCTACAAACACAAAGTCAAGAAAAAAGGTGTCTTCGATATGTAGACTTTGGAGATCAGCAGCTCATGATAATGTTGAGGACCTCAAGAAAACATCAGCTGAGGTGAAACCTGGGAGGCTGTCAGATGGAAGGATCTCCAATGGAACCATATCTTCAAACAATGGTGAAGAGTACAAGAAACTTTCAGTGGAGCATATGAATGGAAGGCCGTCAAATGGAAGGATCTCCAATGTAACTTTATCTCCTGATATAGGTTTGGATGAAGTTGGTTTGAGCCTAGGACAGTGGAGCTCTCCTGACTCACTGAATCATCATATTAATCGAGGAATGAAAGGTTGTATTGAATGGCCACGGGGCAATCAAAAGCACAGTTTAAAGTCGAAGCTGATGGAGGCAAGGTTGGAGAGTCAAAGGGTTCAGTTGCGCCATGTCCTTAAACAGAAAATTTAG